The following coding sequences lie in one Mucilaginibacter sp. KACC 22773 genomic window:
- a CDS encoding histidine phosphatase family protein, with amino-acid sequence MKFFKILFMATIAINACCLNAFGQKSISNDLKIVFIRHAEKPLKGDNLTCEGLNRSLKLPAVITAKFGIPAFVFVPSLGLGEATKHARMFQTIVPLAAKYNLTINSSRTENDSLGMAADLKSRNGVVLVAWEHGGIAPIARALGVKESGLKWPDDDYDSIWIVTFDNGVAVLNKDKEGIVASKGCDF; translated from the coding sequence ATGAAGTTTTTTAAAATTTTATTTATGGCAACTATTGCTATAAACGCTTGTTGCTTAAATGCCTTTGGTCAAAAAAGCATTTCTAACGATTTGAAAATAGTCTTCATCCGCCATGCCGAGAAACCGCTTAAAGGCGATAACCTTACCTGCGAGGGTTTAAACCGGTCGTTAAAACTACCGGCTGTAATAACTGCAAAGTTTGGTATCCCGGCGTTTGTGTTTGTGCCCTCACTTGGTTTGGGCGAGGCTACCAAACATGCCCGCATGTTCCAAACTATTGTACCGCTTGCGGCCAAATACAATTTAACCATCAACAGCAGCCGTACCGAGAACGATTCGTTAGGCATGGCGGCAGATCTTAAAAGTCGTAACGGTGTTGTACTTGTTGCCTGGGAACACGGAGGTATTGCACCAATAGCAAGGGCGCTTGGTGTAAAAGAAAGTGGTTTAAAATGGCCGGATGACGATTACGACAGCATTTGGATAGTAACCTTTGATAATGGAGTTGCTGTTTTAAACAAAGATAAAGAAGGCATCGTTGCCTCAAAAGGATGCGATTTTTAA
- a CDS encoding TonB-dependent receptor, whose protein sequence is MKQIYSALIFMFFVSGSYASTISGSVFDKNVNEQLVGATLVLLPGPVKAVSMLNGKYAFSNLKAGTYRLKVSYIGYVSIDTTITLADNQNLKLNFALVSNTSSLNGVTISAKGNKESDRYAKRAEQRADNLVNIVSANSIAISPDITVANVLARVSGVSIERGNTGDGQYAIIRGMDKRYNTTLINGVKIPSPDNKNRYVPLDIFPADLVERIEISKSLTPDMEGDASGGVINMVMKTAPDEFRLEGNVGAGYSQLFSKRPFDSFNTSSINKQSPAEILGNGVYAPISSFPYNNLVTSTKKTPINSNFSLTIGDRFLNKKLGVIFSGTYQNTYAGNNTSVLVQNATLGPAAGPNATMTQVFPDYQTRKYSSLTNRLGLISTIDYKFNADNTVSLFGTYLQLNEDRVRLTNDILLGNYSYNGYIGGFQNNNQTQTRQDLQSIYSLILYGNNKLASYFTTDWSLVYSQAKQQLPDYAAFNTSQQISPNASGTATSLSYGPVSVEKETREWTRNTDRDISGYLNLHYSTKINNHTTQIGFGGMARHKNRDNYDNQYKLSPVPDADSTYQKYVSIPASQFKFIPNTDALGTAFSNPGVYTFQENIQAGYVQAKYFINDRFDVLFGLRAEHTSQSYDSSLPATIAGKSASITYTDYLPSVNAKYALSNNQALRLSYFKSVLRPAYSDLVPYQDNTGFATDNFPIQGNPHLQHSVIDNFDFRYEVFPNGLDQFMVGAFYKTITNPIEYALVQTDFSANLTLSPYNFGTAHNYGLEAVFRKFFGNVGVSGNYTYTHSVINSTKKFTYVDPADNSFHNIEVNQSRPLQGQSAHVGNFSLLYKDGKHKLDAQLAAVYTGERINTLSLYKDLDNWERPTINLDFSAQKEFSEHYIVYVKVNNLLNTPYKLIIKQSNKAYSGNNKLPIQDSPNYATVENDKFYARFLVGFRFKF, encoded by the coding sequence ATGAAACAGATTTATTCAGCATTGATCTTCATGTTTTTCGTCTCAGGTTCTTATGCTTCTACCATATCGGGCTCTGTTTTTGATAAAAATGTTAACGAACAACTTGTTGGCGCAACATTAGTACTACTGCCCGGCCCGGTTAAAGCAGTTTCAATGCTTAATGGAAAATATGCATTCAGCAATTTAAAAGCGGGTACTTACAGATTAAAGGTTTCATACATTGGTTATGTATCAATTGATACTACTATAACACTTGCCGACAATCAAAATTTAAAACTAAACTTCGCCCTTGTTTCAAATACTTCCAGCTTAAATGGCGTAACCATATCCGCAAAGGGCAATAAAGAATCGGACAGGTATGCCAAAAGGGCTGAGCAACGGGCCGATAACCTGGTTAACATAGTTTCGGCCAATTCTATTGCCATATCACCCGATATTACTGTTGCCAACGTGCTGGCACGTGTTTCCGGTGTTTCTATCGAGCGGGGAAATACAGGTGACGGGCAGTATGCCATTATCAGGGGGATGGATAAGCGTTATAATACAACGTTGATAAACGGGGTGAAAATTCCGAGCCCGGATAACAAGAACCGGTATGTACCATTAGATATATTCCCCGCAGATTTGGTTGAACGGATTGAGATTTCAAAATCATTAACTCCCGATATGGAAGGCGATGCCTCCGGAGGTGTTATCAACATGGTGATGAAAACAGCGCCGGATGAATTCAGGTTAGAGGGAAATGTTGGCGCGGGTTATAGCCAGTTATTTTCAAAACGACCATTTGACAGTTTCAACACATCGTCAATAAATAAACAGTCGCCAGCCGAAATTTTGGGAAATGGTGTTTATGCGCCGATTTCTTCTTTTCCTTACAATAACCTGGTAACAAGTACAAAAAAGACCCCTATCAACAGCAATTTTAGCCTAACGATAGGCGATAGGTTTTTAAATAAAAAACTCGGTGTAATATTTTCAGGTACTTATCAAAATACCTATGCGGGCAACAATACATCGGTATTGGTTCAAAATGCAACATTAGGGCCGGCGGCGGGCCCCAATGCCACGATGACACAGGTTTTCCCCGATTACCAAACCCGTAAATACTCCTCGTTAACCAATAGGCTTGGCTTGATCTCGACAATCGACTATAAATTTAATGCAGATAATACGGTAAGCCTTTTTGGTACTTACCTGCAACTAAATGAAGACCGGGTACGGTTAACCAACGATATTCTTTTGGGCAACTATTCTTATAACGGTTATATAGGCGGTTTTCAAAACAACAACCAAACCCAAACCAGGCAGGATTTGCAGAGCATTTACAGCCTGATATTGTACGGTAATAATAAACTCGCTTCGTATTTTACTACAGATTGGTCTTTAGTTTATTCGCAGGCTAAACAACAATTGCCAGATTATGCAGCGTTCAATACCTCGCAGCAAATTAGCCCTAATGCTTCAGGTACAGCCACCTCACTCTCATACGGGCCTGTCTCGGTAGAAAAAGAAACACGTGAATGGACCCGCAATACAGACAGGGATATATCGGGTTATTTGAATTTGCATTATAGCACCAAAATAAACAATCATACTACACAAATTGGATTTGGTGGTATGGCAAGGCACAAAAACAGGGATAACTACGATAATCAATATAAGCTGAGCCCGGTTCCGGATGCCGATTCAACTTACCAGAAATATGTTTCTATCCCCGCTTCGCAATTTAAATTTATACCCAATACCGATGCTTTAGGTACAGCGTTTAGTAACCCCGGCGTTTATACTTTTCAGGAAAATATTCAGGCCGGATATGTACAGGCAAAGTATTTTATAAATGACCGTTTTGATGTTCTATTTGGGTTACGGGCCGAGCATACATCACAATCATATGATTCATCATTACCGGCAACTATAGCAGGTAAATCGGCATCTATAACTTATACCGATTATTTACCAAGCGTGAACGCTAAGTATGCGTTAAGTAATAACCAGGCTTTAAGGTTATCTTATTTTAAATCGGTTTTACGCCCCGCATATTCAGACCTGGTCCCATACCAGGATAATACCGGCTTTGCTACAGATAATTTCCCGATACAAGGTAACCCGCATTTGCAACACTCGGTTATCGATAATTTCGATTTCAGGTACGAGGTTTTCCCGAACGGTTTAGACCAGTTTATGGTGGGCGCATTTTATAAAACAATTACCAATCCTATTGAATACGCCCTGGTGCAAACAGACTTTTCGGCCAACCTTACGTTAAGCCCATATAATTTTGGAACAGCCCATAATTATGGCCTGGAGGCTGTTTTTCGTAAATTCTTCGGCAATGTTGGCGTGTCAGGTAACTATACTTATACCCATTCGGTTATCAATTCTACCAAGAAATTTACTTACGTAGATCCAGCTGATAACAGTTTCCATAATATAGAGGTAAACCAATCGCGTCCGTTACAGGGACAGTCGGCACATGTAGGTAATTTTTCATTACTGTATAAAGATGGTAAGCACAAATTAGATGCGCAGCTTGCCGCGGTTTACACGGGCGAAAGAATAAATACCCTGTCATTATATAAAGATCTTGACAACTGGGAAAGGCCAACTATCAACCTCGATTTTTCTGCCCAGAAGGAGTTTAGTGAGCATTACATTGTATATGTAAAAGTTAACAACCTGTTAAACACGCCTTATAAATTAATAATAAAACAATCAAACAAAGCTTATAGCGGCAATAATAAGCTGCCAATACAAGATAGCCCTAATTATGCTACTGTAGAAAACGACAAGTTTTACGCCAGGTTCCTGGTTGGTTTCCGGTTTAAATTTTAA